The Fulvia fulva chromosome 13, complete sequence genome window below encodes:
- a CDS encoding Endoglucanase cel12A: MLLSHSLLTIAQAATILALPQHTSPLARAGTGPQNLCGAPNEFAIIEGSPWIVYSMNYAYQQIDGNACAGYEGLATASDGSQQIKWNSTWSIAEDSNADVVKGYEFVGLTQNLENAIDAIESIPAMYSWARTNETGYKGNVCFGFMTSDTKGDSTSSSAQELMLWLRYEGRQFPLGYVEGPIATIQLYDKSWTLYQGKNEDTGITVSSLLVDEADQYRGSFEGDIKGWLLAMVDQGLFTTSMYLDVGNAGMEPFYGTVSFENTLGLQIDLA, translated from the exons ATGCTACTCTCACACTCCTTACTCACAATCGCTCAGGCAGCGACGATTCTTGCTTTACCACAGCACACATCACCATTAGCTCGTGCAGGCACAGGACCACAGAACCTCTGCGGGGCACCTAATGAGTTTGCCATCATCGAAGGTTCTCCCTGGATCGTCTACTCGATGAACTATGCCTACCAGCAAATCGACGGAAATGCATGTGCCGGCTACGAAGGCCTGGCAACGGCTAGCGATGGCTCTCAACAGATCAAGTGGAACAGTACGTGGTCCATCGCCGAGGACAGCAATGCAGATGTTGTTAAGGGATATGAGTTTGTCGGCTTGACGCAGAATTTGGAGAATGCGATTGATGCTATTGAGAGTATTCCTGCGATGTATTCGTGGGCTAGGACGAATGAGACGGGGTATAAAG GCAACGTCTGCTTCGGCTTCATGACCTCCGACACAAAAGGCGACTCCACCAGCTCCTCAGCTCAAGAACTCATGCTCTGGCTCCGCTACGAAGGTAGACAATTTCCACTTGGCTACGTCGAAGGTCCAATTGCTACGATTCAACTCTACGATAAGTCTTGGACTCTGTACCAAGGCAAGAACGAAGACACTGGTATCACAGTCAGCAGTCTGCTCGTGGATGAAGCGGATCAGTATCGTGGTTCTTTTGAGGGAGATATCAAGGGCTGGCTTCTCGCGATGGTGGATCAGGGATTGTTCACTACGAGCATGTATTTGGATGTTGGAAATGCGGGTATGGAGCCTTTCTATGGGACCGTGAGCTTTGAGAATACATTGGGCCTGCAGATTGATCTGGCTTGA